A single genomic interval of Lathyrus oleraceus cultivar Zhongwan6 chromosome 7, CAAS_Psat_ZW6_1.0, whole genome shotgun sequence harbors:
- the LOC127104333 gene encoding uncharacterized protein LOC127104333 — protein sequence MSRATSFSPLRGNPVTEPFRVYLDRLIADDMHFNSYSDHRETRPFDEIVIYFGWLACGSRLIAPHLTECGMRQFDYTQTILRHPVVSAPPALTRRQMDVMFDDYESHLVREDARSIIVVNDWSYVDRYIRWFFRVSQMYMVQAAPRDPPRSAHQEILEEEQAQLHHAKDIFPRCSRIVEIAQEGIGRSIFPDGSDVGRV from the coding sequence ATGTCGCGTGCTACTTCATTTTCCCCGCTCAGAGGGAACCCGGTGACTGAGCCATTCAGAGTGTATCTTGATCGTTTGATTGCCGATGACATGCACTTCAATAGTTATTCCGATCACCGTGAGACGCGGCCATTTGATGAGATAGTGATATACTTTGGATGGTTGGCATGCGGATCACGTCTCATTGCTCCTCATCTTACAGAGTGCGGCATGCGGCAGTTCGACTACACTCAGACCATTCTCAGACACCCTGTTGTATCTGCTCCTCCTGCTTTGACACGTAGACAGATGGATgtcatgtttgatgattatgagagTCATTTGGTACGAGAGGATGCACGGAGTATCATAGTTGTGAACGACTGGAGTTACGTCGACAGGTACATTAGGTGGTTCTTTAGGGTGTCACAAATGTATATGGTACAGGCTGCTCCAAGAGATCCACCGAGGTCAGCTCATCAAGAGATACTAGAGGAGGAACAGGCACAGTTACATCATGCTAAGGATATCTTTCCTAGATGTAGTCGCATAGTGGAGATTGCACAAGAAGGAATTGGTAGAAGTATCTTCCCTGATGGGTCTGATGTGGGGAGGGTATAG